The Bacteroides fragilis NCTC 9343 genome includes the window ACTTCAAGTGTAAGCGGCAATGCTCCTTCCGGAACGAAATCTCCGGGAATAAAGCTTGCCAGAGTCAGTAATGTCAAGATTCCCGTAGAGATATAGAGGATAAAATTGGGTATGCGGGCCCCTTTACGAGACAGAGACCTATACGAATAGATAAGCCCGATACCTGTACCGATATAGATTGATATGTCCTGTGTTATAAATTCGCATAAGAGGATGGAAACAATAACAGGGATAAAGCCCAATGACATATTAAATGCAGAAGAAAGTACTCCTTTGTTACCCATATGTTTTTATTGTATTATTTTGCCGTTTACTTGTAAAACAAACAAGGAGCCTGTTATGTTCTTACTACTTATTATTAAATCGGATATGTTTTTCTGCATGATACGAGGAGCGTACTAACGGTGCGCTTTCCACTTGTTCGAACCCTTTCTTCAGTCCTGTTTCTTTATAAACAGCAAACTGTTCCGGAGTAATGTATGCTGCAACCGGGAAGTGTTTGTGGGTTGGCTGCAGATATTGCCCGATGGTGAGGATTTTGCAACCGACGGAAATCAGGTCGTCCATTAACTCTTCTACTTCAGCAGGAGTTTCACCCAGACCAACCATAATGCCCGATTTTGCCGTAATACCGCTTTCGGCTATTTGGCGGATCACTTCCAGGCTGGTGTGATAGTTGGCGGCACTACGCACCTGTGGACTGATGCGTTTCACAGTCTCCATGTTATGGGAGATGATTTCGGGACAGGCTTTTATCACTTGGTCAACAAGCTCTTTGCGTCCCTGGAAATCGGGAATCAGTACTTCGGTAGTTGTTTCCGGATTTAGTCGTTTGATTTCACGAATTGTTTGTGCCCAATGGGCTGCACCCAAATCAGGCAGATCGTCGCGGTCTACAGATGTGATAACTGCGTGTGAGAGTTTCATCAGGGCAATCGATTCTGCAACGTGGGTCGGTTCGTCGGGATCCAAAGGCAGAGGTCGTCCGGTCTGGGTATTACAGAATTTACAACTGCGGGTACAGATGTCACCGGCAATCATGAACGTAGCTGTCCCTTTTCCCCAGCATTCGCCCATGTTGGGGCAACGCCCACTGCTACAGATGGTGTGCAGGCAGTGCGATTCGACAATGCGTTTGGTCTCGGTATAGCGTTCATTGGCTCCAATGCTGATTTTAAGCCATTCGGGTTTGCGCACCCGTTTATCGTTTCCCATATAGTATTGTTTTTATTCTATGATTCTCCACAGAAGACACGGAGTACACAGAGTTTTATTTTAAAATTCAATCATTAAAATAATCCTCAGTGTACTCCGTGTCCTCTCTGTGGCGAGAACTGTTTCTTATAAATTATTCCGGAAGAAGTTCGTCAGCTTCGTATACAAGTGGTTACGGGTATTTCCGCCATAGATACTATGATTCCGGTTGGTGTATACCTGCATATCGAACTGTTTTCCGAGTTGTACCAGGTGCTCTGCATATTCTGTACAGTTCTGGAAGTGAACATTATCATCTGCCATACCGTGTACAAGGAGCAGGTTACCATGCAGGTTGTCTGCACGGCTGAATGCTGAAGCAGCTTTATAGCCTTCGGCATTTTCTTTCGGTGTGCGCATAAAGCGTTCGGTATATACTGTATCGTAATATTTCCAGTCTGTAGGTGCGGCCACAGCAACTCCGGCTTTAAACACGGGTGTACCTTCGCTCATACTCATGATGGTCATATATCCGCCGAAACTCCATCCCCAGATACCAATACGTCCTTTGTCCACATAAGGCAGTCCACCCAGATATTTGGCAGCTTCCACCTGGTCTTTAGCTTCTTTTACACCCAGGTTCAGGTAGGTGCATTTCTGGAATTCACTGCCACGGCCACCTGTGCCGCGACCATCTACACAAGCTACCACGTAGCCGAGGCTTGCCATGTAGGTTTCCCAACTGATTCCCCATTTGTCCAGAACCTGTTGTGAACCCGGACCGCTATACTGGAACATCAGTACCGGATAACGTTTGGCAGGATCGAAATTGACCGGTTTCATCATCCAGCCGTTCAGATCGACTCCTTCTGTTGTTTTGAACGTGAAGAATTCTTTTTGCGGTATGGCATATTCGGCCAGTTTCTGTTTCAGTTTATCATTTGTTACGAGAGTCTTCAAGACCTTACCTGTGTTGTCATTCAAGGTAATCAGCATCGGAGTATCGAGGCTGGTAAACTTGTTCATGAAATATTTCATCGAGCTGCTGAAGATGGGACTGTTGGTTCCCGGCTGATTGCTCAGTTTCATCTTCTTGCCCTTACGGTCTATCTTGTATACCGCCTGACGCATCGGGCTTTCTTCATTGCTGGTGTAATAAAACTCGTTGGTATCCGGATTCCATCCGATAAAGTTTTTTACTTCATAGTTGCCGCTGGTCACTTGTTTGATCAAG containing:
- the lipA gene encoding lipoyl synthase, translating into MGNDKRVRKPEWLKISIGANERYTETKRIVESHCLHTICSSGRCPNMGECWGKGTATFMIAGDICTRSCKFCNTQTGRPLPLDPDEPTHVAESIALMKLSHAVITSVDRDDLPDLGAAHWAQTIREIKRLNPETTTEVLIPDFQGRKELVDQVIKACPEIISHNMETVKRISPQVRSAANYHTSLEVIRQIAESGITAKSGIMVGLGETPAEVEELMDDLISVGCKILTIGQYLQPTHKHFPVAAYITPEQFAVYKETGLKKGFEQVESAPLVRSSYHAEKHIRFNNK